From Strix uralensis isolate ZFMK-TIS-50842 chromosome 1, bStrUra1, whole genome shotgun sequence, a single genomic window includes:
- the TMC2 gene encoding transmembrane channel-like protein 2, producing the protein MGKKKKCALQVIMEDVGIEIDGQVESDAESEEEVKDKTPKKHPRRKTGRASRLERKKQEKDKEEDESKEEDSCSQQNRASRKKNYQQKNSDGKKAGEEGSRQRERGKKAPTKDQKESENKEKKTNKKEKEGDDKQKTDRKNSTTSSSNSSDEESLSEEELAMLMEQVEQKKKLISTMRNKPWRMMKKLSVLREAQAFVEKFEGALGKGKGKKLYAYKMMMAKKWVKFKRDFDNFKTQCIPWEMKIKEVESHFGSSVASYFIFLRWMYGVNLVLFGLIFGLVIIPEILMGMPYGSMPRKTVPRAEQATAMDFSVLWDFEGYIKYSALFYGYYNNQRTIGWLKYRLPMAYFTVGISVFGYSLMVVIRSMARNANESTADGDDDNFIFSWKMFTSWDYLIGNPETADNKFASITTSFKESIVDEQESNKDENIHLRRFLRVLANVLIICCLCGSGYLIYFVVKRSQTFSKMQNVGWYERNEVEIVMSLLGMFCPPLFETIAALENYHPRIGLKWQLGRIFALFLGNLYTFLLALMDDVNEKLAEEDVVKNITHWTLLSHHNSSVGNGSTATPPPLDPADVPRGPCWETTVGIEIVRLTVSDILVTYITILVGDFIRACFVRFMNYCWCWDLEAGFPSYAEFDISGNVLGLIFNQGMIWMGSFYAPGLVGINVLRLLTSMYFQCWAVMSSNVPHARVFKASKSNNFYMGLLLLILFLSLLPVAYTIMSLPPSFDCGPFSGKKRMYEVIQETIELDFPLFVAKIFSYVANPGLIIPAILLMVLAIYYLNAVAEAYQRANAELKKKMQMQREEEKNKRNNKASTNPVLQDLEDLFTPSTKSESHLKEAEDKKIDSPNRTSPVVKQDKAAALGGSPMTGGRGTAFTLPPHMFMTRPPTPHVWAPYPGQPRPRGYPLGPVPGRGRGQPRYSYPAQ; encoded by the exons aagAAGTAAAGGACAAGACACCTAAGAAACATCCCCGCAGGAAAACCGGCAGAGCAAGCAGGCTTGAAAGGAAGAagcaagagaaagacaaagaagaagaTGAGAGCAAAGAGGAAGACAGTTGTAGCCAACAAAACAGagcttctaggaaaaaaaactaccaacaaaaaaacagtgatggaaaaaaagcaggagaggaaggaagccgacagagagagagaggcaaaaagGCTCCTACCAAAGATCAAAAGgagtcagaaaacaaagaaaagaaaacaaacaagaaagaaaaggaaggggacGACAAACAGAAGACAGACAGGAAAAACAG TACTACTTCTTCGTCCAACTCATCCGACGAGGAGTCGTTGTCAGAGGAAGAGCTCGCAATGCTGATGGAGCAGgtggagcaaaagaaaaaactgaTTTCCACGATGAGGAACAAGCCCTGGAGGATGATGAAGAAGCTCTCAGTGCTCAG GGAGGCACAAGCTTTTGTAGAAAAGTTTGAAGGAGCTCTGGGAAAAGGGAAGGGCAAAAAGTTGTACGCGTATAAGATGATGATGGCAAAG AAATGGGTGAAATTTAAGAGAGACTTTGACAATTTTAAAACCCAGTGCATACCCTGGGAGATGAAGATAAAAGAAGTGGAGA GTCACTTTGGCTCCTCAGTCGCTTCCTACTTCATATTTCTGCGGTGGATGTACGGAGTAAATCTTGTCCTTTTTGGTTTAATATTTGGACTGGTTATAATTCCAGAG ATCCTGATGGGAATGCCATACGGGAGCATGCCAAGGAAAACTGTACCCCGGGCCGAACAAGCAACAGCTAtggatttttcagttctttgggatTTTGAG gGCTACATCAAATACTCAGCCCTCTTTTACGGCTACTACAACAACCAGCGGACAATTGGCTGGTTAAAATACAGGCTACCAATGGCATATTTCACGGTTGGGATCAGCGTATTCGGCTACAGCCTGATGGTTGTTATAAGATC GATGGCACGCAATGCCAATGAAAGTACAGCAGACGGAGATGATGACAACTTcattttcagctggaaaatgttCACCAGCTGGGACTACCTCATTGGCAACCCAGAGACAGCGGACAACAAGTTTGCATCCATCACCACCAGCTTCAAG GAGTCTATCGTGGACGAGCAAGAAAGCAACAAGGATGAGAACATCCACCTGAGGAGGTTCCTGAGGGTTTTGGCCAATGTCCTCATCATATGCTGCTTGTGCGGGAGTGGCTACCTCATTTATTTTGTGGTGAAGCGCTCCCAGACGTTTTCCAAAATGCAAAACGTGGGGTGGTATGAAAGAAATGAG GTTGAAATTGTGATGTCCTTGCTGGGCATGTTTTGCCCTCCGCTGTTTGAAACCATTGCTGCGCTAGAAAATTACCATCCCCGCATCGGACTGAAATGGCAGCTGGGGCGGATCTTTGCGCTCTTCCTTGGGAACCTCTACACGTTTTTGTTGGCCCTGATGGATGATGTCAACGAAAAA CTGGCTGAAGAGGATGTGGTGAAGAACATCACGCACTGGACACTGCTTAGTCACCACAACTCATCCGTGGGGAATGGCAGCACCGCCACCCCACCTCCTCTTGATCCTGCAGACGTGCCCAGGGGACCCTGCTGGGAGACAACTGTTGGCATT GAGATTGTAAGGCTCACCGTGTCCGATATCCTGGTGACCTACATAACCATCCTGGTGGGAGATTTCATCCGAGCTTGCTTCGTCAGATTTATGAATTACTGTTGGTGCTGGGACCTAGAGGCTGGATTT CCGTCCTATGCAGAGTTTGACATTAGTGGCAACGTTTTGGGTTTGATCTTCAACCAGGGAATGATTTG gaTGGGATCCTTTTACGCACCAGGGCTCGTGGGTATAAACGTGCTGCGCTTATTAACTTCCATGTATTTTCAGTGCTGGGCTGTTATGAGTAGCAATGTCCCTCATGCACGAGTCTTCAAAGCATCCAAGTCTAATAATTTTTACATGGGACTTCTGCTGTTGATCCTATTCCTCAGCCTCCTGCCTGTGGCTTATACCATCAtgtccctgcctccctcctttgACTGTGGACCGTTCAG TGGAAAGAAAAGGATGTATGAAGTCATTCAAGAGACCATTGAGCTTGATTTCCCACTTTTTGTTGCCAAGATCTTCAGCTATGTGGCAAATCCAGGACTGATCATACCTGCAATTCTGCTCATGGT CCTTGCCATCTATTACCTAAACGCTGTGGCTGAAGCATACCAGCGCGCCAATgcagagctgaagaagaaaatgcaaatg CAACgcgaagaagaaaaaaacaagagaaacaacAAAGCGAGCACTAACCCTGTGCTGCAGGATCTGGAGGATTTATTTACACCAAGTACGAAGAGTGAAAGTCACCTCAAAGAAGCAGAAG ACAAGAAAATAGACTCTCCTAATAGAACCAGCCCAGTTGTGAAGCAAGACAAAGCAGCAGCCCTGGGTGGCAGCCCCATGACTGGTGGGAGAGGGACAGCATTCACCCTGCCGCCACACATGTTCATGACACGGCCGCCGACACCACATGTCTGGGCACCTTACCCTGGCCAGCCCAGGCCAAGGGGGTACCCACTGGGACCAGTCCCTGGAagggggagagggcagccacGCTACTCATATCCTGCTCAATAA